The following proteins are co-located in the Neomonachus schauinslandi chromosome 8, ASM220157v2, whole genome shotgun sequence genome:
- the POM121L2 gene encoding POM121-like protein 2 → MGSYLGKPGSPPSTPAQTRADSSERPLKRRPAQPLHRVRRLPHVHRAHPALRHRRARRQPHREPARPTACAAHGAWRRFPMARSRNSIVGPLPSDWWDSYVKRTVWCPRHPRAAGSPVTISGWALVAQCSAPPERGALASTSPAAAIASAGPSPSEKPPDPCAKETVLRALRECKKGRVRLEEPLLPDGSHSKRRSPGTRPSAFKPLAKNGVLTSFVPRPGPLKRSLESWSSGRSPNKRPSRSSVSSLASTGSPLGFGRNAITSSYSSSRAFSEPWKRSVPSASLQTPEWPVKRKEKGRQPHSPVPLESDESPASTGSSGQQSQEIPRPLSSPGDLLSLTPPPQLGDADPEEDLALGQKGGPQGSDRAGEETTELTRDSASETCSALQPSLSLTPLSAGPAPTQGTSPQLESLTKMQRSPLALPASPEEGVGIAQSAGKEHGLLSSRGCSRSEPLPGTSPDSRPTAAFMLLTPVSPTSPATDTTRPPASSQADRTAMPPRLPALSPAGLTVQSTVSGMSSPAPHLPASAPPVAASAGPTWNPILGLPPESETGGSLHSRTPLTARASSTPSVLTPTSKPIFGGIGPLRTTPTIAPFSFEQASPLAPATSTHLLRGLAKATSVVVSATPASTSKDSAFVAPLDLGVVNVTRSTDGTYGIPSACHTFRASFAPATSFIFPAQQRATIPTVHTVTIFSQVLSSAVQISPSKSTANFRAVGGPLAASALVTPHQPSLSSSISSPTSASAVPLGSGSRPPFPLSPGATPQPALGATGGQKQGAPQPTLGPCFSRPFSFGSSAVASPTPAPTAAQPAFSSASHSHLGRLTPSASARRLPAVVLPTFGRTPAGFPFGQAGTTGLGAVAQTHGNGACGSVFGSTAPRPFTFGGSVTPMDCGESGISATAPDRSSSSGASGIGAGPSQTAGTLTPFGKAWSRNTPGLTNQSPPFVLGRASVSARKTMFGGPCMAPFAQSTPVPGPVMTSSSLGCGMPSPPAQGCAGRGLFRSSASSFSIGAKSKTPKNREQGHSQRHHAHKK, encoded by the coding sequence ATGGGCAGTTACCTGGGCAAGCCGGGGTCCCCGCCGTCGACCCCAGCGCAGACGCGCGCAGACTCTTCGGAGAGGCCGCTGAAGCGCCGGCCGGCTCAGCCCCTTCATCGGGTCCGCCGGCTCCCGCACGTCCATCGCGCCCACCCCGCCCTGCGGCACAGACGTGCGAGGAGGCAGCCGCACCGGGAGCCGGCCAGGCCCACCGCGTGCGCGGCCCATGGGGCTTGGAGGCGCTTTCCCATGGCGAGGTCCCGGAATTCCATCGTGGGGCCTCTTCCCTCAGACTGGTGGGACAGTTACGTCAAGCGGACTGTTTGGTGTCCTCGGCACCCCcgggcagcagggagcccggtgaCCATCAGTGGCTGGGCACTTGTGGCTCAGTGTTCAGCCCCTCCTGAGCGGGGAGCGCTTGCCTCCACTTCCCCCGCAGCGGCGATCGCCTCCGCAGGGCCTTCGCCCTCTGAGAAGCCCCCAGACCCGTGTGCGAAGGAGACGGTGCTGAGGGCCCTCAGAGAGTGCAAGAAAGGGAGAGTGAGGTTGGAAGAACCGCTGTTGCCCGACGGCTCGCACAGTAAGAGAAGGAGTCCGGGCACCAGACCATCCGCGTTTAAGCCGCTGGCGAAAAATGGAGTCCTCACTTCTTTCGTGCCCAGGCCCGGGCCTCTGAAGAGAAGCCTCGAGTCCTGGAGCTCGGGGCGCAGCCCGAATAAGAGGCCCAGTCGCTCCTCCGTGAGCTCCTTGGCCAGCACGGGCAGCCCGCTCGGCTTCGGAAGAAATGCTATCACAAGTTCTTACAGCTCTTCTAGAGCTTTCTCTGAGCCCTGGAAGAGAAGTGTTCCCAGTGCATCCCTGCAGACACCAGAATGGccagtaaaaaggaaagaaaagggtcGTCAGCCTCACTCCCCAGTCCCACTGGAATCAGACGAGTCCCCAGCATCAACTGGCAGCTCTGGGCAGCAGAGTCAGGAGATTCCACGGCCACTCTCTAGTCCCGGGGACCTGCTGTCACTGACCCCACCTCCCCAGCTTGGTGATGCAGACCCTGAAGAGGACCTGGCCTTAGGGCAGAAAGGTGGACCCCAGGGGAGCGATAGAGCCGGAGAGGAGACAACTGAGCTCACCAGAGACTCTGCCTCTGAGACGTGCTCTGCTCTTCAGCCTTCCCTGTCTCTCACCCCGCTTTCCGCAGGCCCAGCTCCAACCCAGGGCACAAGTCCACAGCTGGAAAGCTTAACAAAAATGCAGAGGTCTCCCCTGGCCCTCCCAGCATCTCCGGAAGAGGGAGTCGGTATAGCCCAATCCGCTGGGAAGGAGCATGGCCTGCTGTCCTCCCGAGGCTGCTCACGGTCCGAGCCCCTTCCAGGCACCTCTCCAGACTCAAGGCCCACGGCAGCTTTCATGCTTCTGACCCCTGTTTCTCCCACGTCACCGGCCACTGACACCACACGGCCCCCTGCAAGCTCTCAGGCTGACAGGACTGCCATGCCCCCGAGGCTGCCTGCCCTCAGCCCTGCAGGGCTCACTGTGCAGAGCACTGTGTCTGGAATGAGCAGCCCAGCTCCCCATCTTCCTGCATCTGCACCTCCTGTCGCAGCTTCTGCGGGCCCCACGTGGAACCCCATCTTGGGGCTCCCACCCGAGAGTGAGACTGGAGGCTCCTTACACTCCAGAACTCCACTCACCGCTAGAGCATCTTCAACTCCAAGCGTTTTGACTCCCACCTCCAAGCCTATCTTTGGCGGCATAGGGCCCCTTAGAACTACGCCCACGATAGCGCCTTTCTCTTTCGAGCAGGCCTCTCCTCTGGCTCCTGCCACTTCTACCCATCTGCTCCGTGGCCTGGCCAAAGCTACCTCTGTTGTCGTGTCTGCCACCCCAGCCAGCACATCCAAAGACTCTGCTTTCGTGGCACCTTTGGATCTGGGCGTAGTGAACGTCACCAGGAGCACGGACGGCACTTACGGCATCCCGTCGGCCTGCCACACCTTCAGGGCCAGCTTCGCCCCGGCCACAAGCTTCATTTTCCCAGCACAGCAGCGTGCTACCATTCCTACCGTACACACGGTCACCATCTTTAGCCAGGTCCTTTCCAGCGCCGTCCAGATATCCCCTAGTAAAAGCACTGCCAATTTCAGGGCTGTGGGCGGTCCTCTGGCAGCTTCAGCCCTGGTAACCCCACACCAGCCCTCGTTATCATCCAGCATATCCAGCCCGACCTCAGCATCCGCAGTTCCCTTGGGCTCAGGCTCGAGGCCACCCTTCCCGCTCTCCCCCGGAGCCACTCCCCAGCCGGCGCTGGGGGCTACAGGTGGGCAGAAGCAAGGGGCCCCCCAACCAACCCTTGGCCCATGCTTCAGTAGGCCTTTCAGTTTTGGAAGCTCAGCCGTggcatcccccaccccagcccccactgcagCTCAGCCAGCCTTCAGCAGTGCCTCGCACTCACACCTCGGGCGTTTGACACCCTCCGCCTCCGCCCGTCGCCTGCCTGCCGTCGTCTTGCCGACTTTTGGCCGCACTCCAGCAGGGTTCCCCTTCGGTCAAGCTGGTACAACTGGGCTTGGGGCTGTGGCCCAGACGCACGGGAACGGCGCTTGTGGCTCAGTGTTCGGCAGCACAGCCCCACGACCTTTTACCTTTGGGGGATCAGTGACCCCTATGGACTGTGGGGAGTCTGGAATCAGTGCCACTGCCCCAGACAGGAGCTCCAGCTCTGGGGCATCCGGCATTGGAGCAGGGCCAAGCCAGACCGCGGGCACCCTCACACCCTTTGGAAAAGCCTGGAGCCGGAACACGCCAGGCCTGACCAACCAGAGCCCACCTTTTGTCTTGGGGAGGGCCAGCGTTTCTGCAAGAAAAACTATGTTTGGGGGCCCCTGCATGGCCCCCTTTGCTCAGAGCACCCCCGTCCCTGGGCCAGTAATGACAAGCAGCAGCCTCGGCTGTGGGATGCCCTCTCCACCTGCCCAGGGTTGTGCTGGGAGAGGACTTTTCAGATCATCAGCCTCTTCATTTTCCATTGGTGCAAAAtcaaaaaccccaaagaatcgGGAGCAAGGGCATTCCCAAAGGCATCATGCCCACAAGAAATAG
- the LOC110586955 gene encoding zinc finger protein OZF-like, which produces MEIPAKERDTESNEFGKVFTLQSIVSEQSDLIQECFHEHGTHGKIFKQNSELIIQRKCDGKKPRKCGGCGKTFRDHTALVQHERTHTGERPYKCNVCGKGFNQSSHLTNHQKTHTGERPYKCNECEKAFSYCSVLMQHQRIHSGERPYECTECGKTFSRSTYLTQHQRIHTGEKPYKCLECGKAFSQSTHLTLHQRIHTGEKPYECNECGKTFSQSAHRTQHQRIHTGEKPYECNDCGKAFSDHSALIRHHIIHTGEKPYECSNCGKAFSYCSDLIQHQRTHTGEKPYKCSECGNAFSDCSALIQHQRIHTGEKPYECNECGKAFGNYSALIRHQRTHTGEKPYECKECGKTFSRRTYLAQHQRSHTGDKPYKCNECEKTFTQSSFLTQHMRVHTGEKPYKCNECGKAFSDRSGHIQHQRTHTGEKPYECNHCGKAFSFCSALIQHQRIHTGEKLYKCNDCGKAFSDRVGTIGNIESEMPPSVEVVSYRISLGGSKWGDNKFHIHIQYIFQ; this is translated from the exons ATGGAAATTCCTGCCAAAGAAAGAGATACAGAATCTAATGAATTTGGAAAAGTTTTCACTCTACAATCAATAGTTTCAGAACAGAGTGATCTTATACAAGAGTGTTTTCATGAACATGGTACACATGgaaaaatcttcaaacaaaacTCAGAGTTAATTATACAAAGGAAGTGTGATGGAAAGAAACCTCGTAAATGTGGTGGGTGTGGGAAAACCTTCAGAGACCACACTGCTCTTGTTCAACATGAAAGGACTCATACTGGAGAGCGACCCTATAAATGTAATGTATGTGGAAAGGGATTTAACCAGAGTTCCCACCTAACAAACCATCAGAAGACTCATACAGGAGAAAGGCCCTACAAATGCAATGAATGTGAGAAGGCCTTCAGTTATTGCTCAGTCCTTATgcaacatcagagaattcatagtGGGGAGAGACCATATGAATGTACTGAATGTGGCAAGACATTCAGTCGTAGCACATACCTTACTCAGCATCAAAGAATTCACACGGGAGAGAAGCCCTATAAGTGTCTGGAATGCGGAAAGGCTTTTAGCCAGAGCACGCATCTTACTCtccatcagagaattcatactggagagaagccTTATGAATGCAATGAATGTGGTAAAACCTTCAGTCAGAGTGCACATCGTActcaacatcagagaattcatactggagaaaagccctatgaatgtaatgACTGTGGAAAAGCTTTCAGTGATCACTCAGCTCTTATTCGACATCATATcatccacactggggagaaaccttatgaatgtagTAActgtgggaaagctttcagttaCTGTTCAGATCTCATTCAGCATCAGAGAAcacatactggagagaaaccatacaaatgcagtgaatgtgggaatgCCTTTAGTGATTGTTCAGCCCTTATTCAGCATCAaagaattcacactggagagaagccctatgagtgcaatgaatgtgggaaggcctttggTAACTACTCAGCTCTTATTCGACATCAGAGAActcatactggagagaagccctatgaatgtaaggaatgtggaaaaaCCTTTAGCAGAAGGACATACCTTGCTCAACATCAGAGAAGTCATACAGGTGATAAAccatataaatgtaatgaatgtgagAAAACTTTCACCCAGAGTTCATTCCTTACACAACACATGAGGGTTCATACCGGAGAAAAACCCtacaaatgtaatgaatgtgggaaagctttcagcGACCGCTCAGGGCATATTCAGCATCAGAgaactcacactggagagaagccctatgaatgtaatcattgtgggaaagctttcagtttctgTTCAGCTCTTAttcaacatcagagaattcatactggagagaagctCTATAAATGCAATGACTGCGGAAAAGCCTTTAGTGATAG AGTGGGAACAATTGGAAATATTGAGTCAGAGATGCCTCCTTCAGTCGAGGTGGTCTCTTACAGGATTTCACTGGGGGGCTCTAAGTGGGGGGATAACAAATTCCACATTCACATCCAGTACATCTTCCAGTGA